The nucleotide window CTTCAGCAAGCAAATCTCCTTACATGAACTGCATCCTAATACGGCTTATaacacataaaagaaaaactacaGAACAAACGCAGGCACACCTTTAATTCATTTATCTTCTCCTGCAGATCTCCATTTGAATCCTTCAGTTGCTGGGCTTCTCCGCGTAACTGATTCACCACTCGAACAGCATCACCCAATATAGCAGCCTTGTCAGTTTTGGGTGGCCTTCCAGGTTCAAGCATAGAACTCAATTCCAGGAACCTAAAAGTTATGCAACAAGtcaagatgagagagagagagagagagagagagagagaatatcaTTGAGTATTAGGGAACTAGAGCATGCCTGTCGTTCAGTCTATCCCTCCGCATTTTCTCTCTGCATGCTTTAGAACCAGTCACATTGCATGATCCAGACCTCACCCTATAATGGAAACAATAAACACAAATGAATCATGCTGAAACAGAAGGAGAAAATATAGCATAAGTATTGAGGATCTGACCAAattcacaataaataaaaaatccatcCATGCTAAAGCATTAATTcaataaacaaattcaaaaacctGGAAACAGCAAACGGGTAGTAATACACCATTTCCTGTTTAACAAGTCAAGAAGAATAAGACTCAATAGATATACCGTTTTCGAAACCCACTTTCCTTGATACTGTCTGAATTTCCAAATGAGTCATCAAAGTCCACGCTGAGAAAATAGCAGCAAACAAATGAGTTTGTCGttagaacaaagaaaagttgaTCTTCGTCAACATAGTATAGCCAGGTTGTTAATTAAGCAGAatgggaaaaaaatgaaaaaatgataatttagtactcagagaaagagaaaaatgcaGATAAGTTTTAGTTAGTTCCCTTATACCAGCAGCATCTTACTTGCACTCCAAAATACTCTTTTTACCAAATATCCTCATAACCCATTAAAGATTAACATAACAGACTGCTTAAAACACACACATGTAAACAAAAATGCCATACTTGAATTTgcgcaaacaaaaaaaagaactcaATGAACTGCAGGAGGACATCATAAACCCTGCAAAAATGGCATCCTCATAGCCACAGACTCAATGAAGGTGATGATAAAACCAATTACGAATAATTAGCCAACCTTGAAAATCCTCAAGGATTTAAACTTAATATAATCACtttttaaagtaaattcaGCTTAAATGGACATAGCATATGCTCAAGTCTATAACCAAAGCGGCCAGCATTTTAATGAACTTAGCGACATCGTGTTAAATTAGAGAACAGCCACAGATCCACTTTTTATCATTTTGATACAACTAAGCTGCTAATAACAATATTATATTCACAATACTCTCTGAGCATGTACCCTGCACATGCAATGCTTGCTTAGCCGACTTGCAGTTCATGATTATCATAAAGCATCCAACTTTTTACTGTATTTCATATAGGctagaaaataattatactTCAGGCCagcaatattattatattacctCATTCGTCAAAGAAAAACCTCCAGAATTAATAAATAAcgaaaacaaatttgaaattgagacTTCGAATAAAGTACTAATAAAAACAACATTTACCCTCCAAAAAAACAGACACCCAATTCACATTCAACAGCAAGGAAAACCCAATTGCAGCAAAATGATTAAATTGGTTGAAGAAAGTAAATGGATTGTGGTACCTCGGAGCGGCCGGAGCGACAAATGAATGAGACGGCCAAGTGAAACCGGGCAGGTCAAGGGGCGGTAGGTCACCGCCAGGTACAGGAATATCTTCTAAAACTCCATAATCGAAGACCCAGTTGTGATTTTGCGGCGGCGAACCCATGTTTTATCGGTCGCCGGAAATTCTGAATTTCCGGCGGTGACCCTTTGCAGGGACAGAGCCCGCCGTTGTGGGTTGGAGCTTGGGAATCGTGATGGAAATTTTAAacaattattattgttatgaAAAACTATTTTGAGCCAATTTTGGTTGAAGGGTTTCGGTGGTTCGGATTATTATTGCGTATATGGAAGTGAAAGAAAAGGTAAGATATTGTGATTTATGGAAAGCGTACAAAAGGAAGGCGCTGGCGGGTCTCCAAATTCTCGCCACACTGCACACGCAGCCACCACAAAACGTGCCATTATAAAAGTctccttttcaattttcgCCACTTTTATTTTCCTACTTTATTTCTCAGGTCACTTGTTCTTTGGATATGGCCTTAGAATTCAAGAACCTTGGGCTTTAGCTTTTGTCAACGGTCAAGTGTAATGAGAAATGTTCTTTACTTGCATATCAAAGATGTCATGTTGGaacaagaattctatagtgaatGTCTTATATGTAGATTTTAGGTAAAGCTATATTTCTTAGTGGTTCGATCAAATTGGTTAACCTAATCCAATAGTTAAGAACCAAAACCTCATTTAAGGGTCATATATCAgtccctcactatagaatgtcGAACAAGAATTCTACAATAAGGGCTTTGTATATATGTGTGAAAAATATCTCTCAACTCTATTTAAGACTAtaacttgtattaaaaaaaaaaaacttgggcTTTTACACAAACAGATAACctctctatattttcattacaAGGCCCGATGAACCCAACAGTGGAAAAGAGAATCAAAATTATCAACAATTTGGGCCAACGCATGAAAGCCACTGGTGAGAAGATATCTTTTTGGGGcagaatttttattaaaaatcaCAAGCAAATGTGCACCATGTAAGATGACATATGAGAACAGAAAGAATTACAAGCAGAAAATGTTACATTTACAAAGTTCAACATCCATACagcaaaccaaagaaaaacttatCATCCATATCTGTGCTAGAACCCATCACAACCACTTATTTCACATGTTCAAACTTGAAACTGCGTGATATCACACACTGCTGCTACGCAACAGAAACACGTATGGACTGAACAAAACCCTCGATCCATTTCCTTATCTCTTCAGGATTGGCACCCACAAGCTTGTCAACCAGTGCACCTTCCCTCATCAGCAAAAAAGTTGGCATAGCCTTTATCTCCAGTCGAGTCGCTACCTcctaagaaaacaaaaaaaaggagagattTTTATATCCATATCACCATCATAAACAGCATCAAACCTTCCAAGAGTTTTTAGTCCCTATCTTTAATTGTCAAATGATTATGAATACCAGACAGCAAAGTCTTATGAAAAGCAATATCCAAAAAAGCATAAGCAAAGAAGATAAACAATATCAGATGACTATGTTACCTAGCAGCTCAGTCTTGAGCAAGGCTCAAGTACCAGAAAaagatagatatatatatatatatatatatgctgatATAGTCAAAAACACTTTCATAATTGACAATTGGTCAGTGGAAGATGGTCAATTTCAAACACAAAGAAGATTctaggatatatatatatatatatatatatacaaaaattagACATATTTTTGTGTCAAGGAATTAGGCCAAGTTAATTACCTTAACCTCATCCACATCAACCGCGAGAAACAGAACATCCGAATAGCTTGAAGCCAATTCCTCAAAGAATGGGTTCATAGCCACCGAAGGCATGCACCATGAAGCAGTAAAGTGTGCAACAATCTACGACATATCCAATTCCAACCCAagtagacccaaaaaaaacccggCAAACAAACGCacaaattaaactaaaaactaaaaattcaaCAACAAAGTCATAAGAACACGGAACTGTGTTCAATTGAGATGTCTGAGGAGACTTACAGGGCAGCCTTGGTTGGTGGCTTGGGTTACATACAAGTCCCAAGTCTCCACAGAATCAACCTTCATGACTCTGGACTTTATGGGCTGCGCTTCCTGTACTTGACTATCCATCTCTGTCTTCCCTCCTCTGTTTCTTCTGGCGTTTTAGTATTTGAGTGTATTGACAACCTATAGCCCTGTCTACGACTCTATAATCTAGATGCTGCTAGATGAGATGAGATTAGGAAGATATTTGACCAAaaccaacaagaaaaaaacaagaatataTATTTAGGATAGGTATGAATGTTAGAGTTGGGCCCACTTCCGTTTTATAATCCGGACTACGTTTTCCCTTTACCATTTTTTTATGTCCTGTTTTTCCAAGTGAGACAGCCTGTTTTTGCAATTGCGACAAAAATGTCCACTGATTTTTCTAATGTCTTGTTTCGTTACTTGCGTGTCTATATCCCTTCACTGAAATAAAATAGCACCAGATTATTTGGCTTCACATAACGATAAAGTCAAAAGTTTAACAATCCCTGCATTCGTCAAGGGATGAACATTTCCATATAGcacaaaatatttattgtcATAACTCATAAGcatacaaacaaacacaaaaaaataaaaataaaaaaaaataaaaaaaagataaaaaaagataagggATCTCAGAGAGAAGTACAAATTAGTAAGTAGGCCTTAAGCAGAAGATCTGCAAACAAATTGATAGAGAGCCAATCTGACTCCATTATACACAACACAACCTTTTTTTCCCGTTACAAACAACAACGTGCTTCTGCTACGAACAAATGCAGTCACACAGTAAAACAAAGACACAAACAATCTCAGCCATAACTTAAGCGAGAATCTGAAGGCGGCCGCGTGGTTGTTGTCTGCCTCCGAGGGATCCCAATTTCGCAGGCATTCACTCTCGCAGCAAATCGAAGAGAGCAAAGAGATTCGCCGACTGAAGAAGCATCTGGGGAGATGTTGACGACCATCAACGTCTTCGAATCCCCTCCCAAACATGGCTGTTTATCCCATGAAGAACGAAAGCAAAGATGGTATTTTAGGTCCTGCTTAGAAATATCACACCTTCCATGCAGCAAACTAACACATAAATTACTATACCTGAAGAAGATAGGTGAGCTTTGAGTTCCTAAAAGGAACATGGTCTTCCTTTTTCGCCAAAGAAAATATGACATCACTCAAAGATGACAAGCTTTTGTTAATGGCCTGATTGTTATTCACAAACGTGTTAGCTAACCCATTCAAATATGTCTTCACATATAGTTACATCTATCAGGGAGAAGATTGGGAATTTCCAAGAAGAAAGACCTGAGTTTCCTTCAAACGTTCCCCGGTTGCGCCACTCCTTGATAGTCTCTCACTTCCAGCAAGATCAATAAGGTTTAAGACCCCCTGAACTTGTTGTTCGGTATTCTAGTAAGGCAAGAAAGCATATCAGCAGATACACATAGAACGAGCAAACCAGAATGAAAGATTTCTTAGAGCGCAATCATCACAGCAGCCACAAGGAATACAAACCTCATTCATGCCCGATATACGCAATGTAAACACGAAATGGCTTCTTGAAGATTGCTCATTCATCTGAGTCTTGCCCACAGACCTAACACATCATATATAATAGCAGCAAAAACTCAATGAACTTCTTAGCAGGCAATATTAAAAGTTTGATAGCAATATGCTATCTTCAGTGAAAAGGACACGCAACACATAGTTATGAAACCTCACAAGACCAATTCAGAAAAGTTGGAAGTATACCTGCTATTTCCAGCTTGTTGTAGAAGAGATGAAATTTCCTTTATACTGCAAACATCAACAATCGTAAGGTCAGAAACATGCGTGTTTCCATTTGCATCGTGCTTTATCGTATACTGCTTTCCACAGACACCATTTTCTGTCCTCGACAAGTCTGCACCACTTGATCGACTTGTGCATAATAAATCGCGAATGTTCTCGTTGTATATCTCAAGCATTGAGGCCTGCATATGTTTAGAAGGAAACGTTATAATTTGCAAATGTAGACTAATGAAAAACAAGTTATAGTACCTGCATTCTGTATTTCCATCCCTGGGCTTGAAGAGATTGGCTCGCTTGAAATATCTGCTCTAATGAACGAGGTATTAATCCTTTTTGCTCTGGAGCATCTGGCCTACCCATCATGGTATAGGTCTTGCCAGAACCTGTTTGACCGTACGCAAATATGCAGACCTACAAAAAGACAGCCAATACTCGTTTTAGTGCATGCCTCTGCATGTATAAAATGTGAAAAGAATTCACCAAAGAGGGTATAAGCAGTACTATAATGGTCTTAAAATTCCAAAGACATAATCCAATAAtgcatttaaattttttggttctttaaaaaaattagtataacATATCCTAATGCACCTGTAATGTCTTTAAAAGGACATAAAACAATATATAGACGCAATGCGTACCTTATAGCCATCAAGTGCACTCTGCACAAGCTGCGATATTTCAACAAAAACATCTTGTTGTGAAGTCTCATGATGAAACACCTTATCAAatgtaaaaggatatttttgCCCTGCAAATAGTTAAAGTATAATTAGATAAAAAAACAACtaagtaacaaaagtgaaatttCTAGAAGATTTTTAACAGCATTTGATTGAATACATAAAAGCACACGTATCCATACCACTTTGTACCAAGTCAATGCCTCTGCCAAGAGTTTCAGTTGATGTAGGATAAGAAATTACTGGGGCTTCTGTTGTATTGCCATCATCAGGTAGCAATGGACGCACCCGGCAGAACACCCTAATATTACCTTTTAATTCCTATTATAGAAGAAGATTAGTACCCTTGAAACAGAGTAAGCATaaaaggaatatatatatatatatatatatataagaacaaaaaaactacCAGAATAGTATTGTGCAGCTTCTTCCTTAAATTCTCTCCTTCCAGAATTTGAAGCTCTGCTTCGGCCAGGCGATCTTGTAGCTCCCGCACAATTCTCTTATTCTCTTCAAATTCTGTCCTTGTTTCTGAAGCAGATAGATCGGCCATCTAGAAGAAAGTAAATAATAGATGTTATGAACTTATGAGTAGACAGATATAGCAACATTTTAAAAACACCTACAGCATTAATATTACCTTAAGTTTCTCATTTGCAGCTTCTAACTCATGCTTCAATGTATCAATCTGCATCCTTTGAGATGAACATCTCTCCTGCAAAAACATGCCTGCAATATTGGAAACCTGACACAGCATGAAATCATGAGAATAGTATCTGATACGAACCTCCACggcttttgattttcttgtcaAGGTATCTAATTCTGCACATGACTTCCCAGTGTATTCCTTATACTTCACCACCTCATCCTTCAAATCTTGAATCTCTCGTACATGGCGAACACGGTCATCTCTAACTTGTTGCAGTTCCCCTCGCAGGCATTTGAGCTCATTTACTAATGATTCCTTTTGCTTCAGTGCATCATCAAGTGAAGCCTACATGCAAATGTGTGTGTTACTCAGTAAAGGCATGTGCTATAGTATGGGATTGCAATTGAATAAAATGGGTCATATCCCAAGCAAACTGTCTCTAAGTTGACCAACAATTTCAATATACAATGCTCATTACCACAATGAGTTTGAATTAGGCAGATACTAGctttcaataaacaaaaaaagtcaaTAACTTTCAAGAATTGGGAAACCAGTCAAATTCTTCAGCTGAAACAAAGAAGTAAATATGCTCCGCAAACGAATGCTGCACAGATACTTACTTTAAGTGAAGTCAACTGATCTTGCAATGCCTTATTGTGTCCCCTAGAATTGCTTAGGGTCTCCACAACAGTTCTTTTCTCATCTTCA belongs to Prunus persica cultivar Lovell chromosome G4, Prunus_persica_NCBIv2, whole genome shotgun sequence and includes:
- the LOC18778391 gene encoding transcription factor ILR3, with protein sequence MGSPPQNHNWVFDYGVLEDIPVPGGDLPPLDLPGFTWPSHSFVAPAAPSVDFDDSFGNSDSIKESGFRKRVRSGSCNVTGSKACREKMRRDRLNDRFLELSSMLEPGRPPKTDKAAILGDAVRVVNQLRGEAQQLKDSNGDLQEKINELKAEKNELRDEKQRLKTEKENIERQIKALNTQPGFLPHPAAIPGPFSAPGQVVGGKLMPFVGYPGVSMWQFMPPAAVDTSQDHVLRSPVA
- the LOC18778716 gene encoding thioredoxin-like protein CXXS1 encodes the protein MDSQVQEAQPIKSRVMKVDSVETWDLYVTQATNQGCPIVAHFTASWCMPSVAMNPFFEELASSYSDVLFLAVDVDEVKEVATRLEIKAMPTFLLMREGALVDKLVGANPEEIRKWIEGFVQSIRVSVA
- the LOC18778985 gene encoding kinesin-like protein KIN-14C is translated as MASRNQNRAPRSPFTKKSSADEVPVDKRRRIETRKTDAQGSMGRPRPPLSVRQEAAPTSDIGSTEGSECASVEFTKEEVEALLNEKLKVKKFDHKGKADQLADYTKRLKLCIKWFQHVEEGHLLEEEKLRNALSSAEQKCTDTEVEMKNKVDELNAVSSKLREDIATLEKKVAKEESEKLDAITSHRREKEARDAAEKLQDSLSVELEKVREEKLVAEQRVASSEDLYNRAQEYNKSLQQYNSKLQSDLETTTESLKRVEDEKRTVVETLSNSRGHNKALQDQLTSLKASLDDALKQKESLVNELKCLRGELQQVRDDRVRHVREIQDLKDEVVKYKEYTGKSCAELDTLTRKSKAVEERCSSQRMQIDTLKHELEAANEKLKMADLSASETRTEFEENKRIVRELQDRLAEAELQILEGENLRKKLHNTILELKGNIRVFCRVRPLLPDDGNTTEAPVISYPTSTETLGRGIDLVQSGQKYPFTFDKVFHHETSQQDVFVEISQLVQSALDGYKVCIFAYGQTGSGKTYTMMGRPDAPEQKGLIPRSLEQIFQASQSLQAQGWKYRMQASMLEIYNENIRDLLCTSRSSGADLSRTENGVCGKQYTIKHDANGNTHVSDLTIVDVCSIKEISSLLQQAGNSRSVGKTQMNEQSSRSHFVFTLRISGMNENTEQQVQGVLNLIDLAGSERLSRSGATGERLKETQAINKSLSSLSDVIFSLAKKEDHVPFRNSKLTYLLQPCLGGDSKTLMVVNISPDASSVGESLCSLRFAARVNACEIGIPRRQTTTTRPPSDSRLSYG